CCGCCTCGAGTTCCTTCAGCGGGGTGCCGGCGTCCTTGTACTCGCCGGCGGCGAACCGCTCGTAGGAGAGCCCGACCTTCTCCGCGAGGTCGCTGGCGTTGACGCGGGAGCCGATGACGCCGATCGAACCGACGATCGAGCCCTCGCGAGCCCACAGTTCGTCGCAGCCGCTGGCGATCCAGTAGCCGCCGCTGGCGCAGGTGTCGGTCGCGTAGGCGACCGTCGGACCGTCGAACCGCTCGGCCGCGAGCCGGATGTCGTCGCTCGGGACGACTTCGCCGCCGGGCGTGTTGAGTTTCAAGAGGAGCGCGTCGACGTTGCCGTCCTCGTCCGCGCGATCGATCTGCTCGACGACCTCGTCAGCGGTCGTCCCTCGCGGACTCGGCGGGAACGAGCGTCCGCCGCCGTCGCGGGTAATCGGTCCTTCAACGGCGACCTCGGCAACGTTGTAACCGGGGAACAGCGACGACGCGATATTCCCGCCGACTCTGACGCCGACGCCGGCGATGACGAGTGCGATGAGCACGCCGAACAGCTCCGTCAGCGTCGTCGGATACACGACGAACAGTGCGACCCCGACTACTGCAAACGTCGCGAGGACGACCAGTACGATCGCGAGTCGTCCGAGTCCCTCCGTACTAACCATCGCTCTCGAGAACACCTCGATCCATGCCCGACTCTGTGGGTGCCGACCTGTTAACCGTTACCGTCACGGACGGCAGCGCCGCTCGAGGGTCCGGTTCTGCTGCCGGCTCGTATCCGGCACTATCGTGGTACGAATCGCTCCGATGCGACACCCCGAGCGTCGGTGCGCAGTCATACCGCAGTCACACCGCTCCGCGGCCGTACGCAACGCTCCCGAGAGCAGGTTGCGTTAGAAATCGGTTCCGCTACGCGTCGCCCGCTTGCGTCCCGTGTCCGTTTCGCGTGCTGCGTCGACGGCATCAGCACGTCAGCCCACACTCGATCGTAATGACTCGAGATCGGACGAACGACGCGCTCCCGCCGAAAACTGGAAACGCAGCCGCGACCGCGGGACGAATCGAACTGACGGACCTCTAGAGCAGGCCGGTCTTCTGGAGCTTCATCAGGTCCTCGGTGTCGAGGGTTTCGCCTTCCTTGAACTTCTGATAGATCTCCTCGGCCTCTTCCTTGGCCGCTTCCTGCTTCTTGTCGCGCTCGGACTTGCGCTCCTCTTCTTCCTTCTTGTCCAGTTCGCGCAGGCGCTTCTGGACGCGGACGAAGTCCTCGTGGTGCTGGTCGGCGGCCTCCTGGGCCTCGACGAACTTCTCGTGCATCTCGTCGGCTTCGTCACGGATCTCGTCGGCCTCGCGGTAGGCCTCGATCATCTGGTTGTGATGTTCCTGGGCCTTGTCCGCCAGTTCCGTGACCTTCTGGTGGTGCTTGGAGGCTTCCGAGCGCACCTCTTCGGCTTCCTCGACGAGTTCCTCGAGGTCCTCGTTCTGGTCGAGCTTCTGCTTGCGCTCCTCGTACTCCTCGCGCTTGGACTCGATCTTCTCGATGAGCTCCTGCTCTTCCTCGCTCGAGAGAACCTCGGTCTGCTGCTTGAACTCGAGCTGCTCGATCTCCTCCTCGAGTTCCTCGAGGTCCTTGCCCTCGTCGAGCTCCATGTCCGACTTGAGCTCCTCGACGCGGTCGAAGAGCTCGTTGGCTTCGGCGTTGAGCTCGTTGCGCTTTTCCTTGTGTTCCTGGACCTGCTCGTTGAGCTCGTCGCGCTGCTCGCGGTGCTCCTGGGCCTCGTCGACCTTCTCGCGCGTCTTCGCGTTCAGGTCATCGCGCTTGGAGGCGCGTTCGGAGGCCATCTGGTTGAGCTCGTTGCGCCGATCTCGCAGTTGACCGGCCATCTTGATGAGCTCGCCTTTCGATTTGTTTTCGAGGTCGTCCTCTGTCAGTTCGATGTTTTTCGATTCGTCTACCATGTGTTAGTCAAACCTCTGTGCCATACCCGCACCGGAGCGACGGACGATCGCGACAGCACCGTCGCTCGAATAGTGAGCGTCGGTGTCGTCGCGGCCGCCCGTACAAAGCGTCCGCTCACGATCTGCGAAACCTCGGTGAATAAGATTTCCTGTCATCGATCGTCGAGCGATACGCGCCCCGGTGGCGTTCTGGTACCCGTAGCTACTGGCGCCTGTAATTTAAATGTACCGGTCGCAAAAACCGTGAAAACCGTTAGCAGGGGGCTGTCCGGGGCTGTTGACCGGTCTCACGGTGGGGAAGTTGCACATAAACGACGAGCCATCGTCAGGGGGCGGCCCGGCGAAACCGGCACCGTCGTGTGATCTACCGCTGGCGCTGTTCGATCGTGGATTGCGGTGAAAATCTCCACCGCCGAGAAACGTCAGAAGAGGTTCTCGACGCGGTCGTCCGTAAGTTCTTCCGCGGGATCGGTCCGCTCTCGCTCTTCGGCCTCTTTGGCCTCGCGGGCCCGCGCCATGAACTGCTCGAGCCGCGCGGATCGTTCGGCTCCGCCTAACAGCACGAGCGCGCCGAGGCGGTCGCTCTCGAGCGGGAAGTCCCCGCCTCGGACCTGCATGCTACCGGTTTCGTCCTCGAGCCAGCGCCGGGCCTTCTCGACGCCCTTGCGCGGGATCGCCTCCGGCTTGCCGGCGATGACCAACAGTGCGGAGTCGGCCGTCGTCGCGTTCGGCAGGCTCGTCCCGGTCAGCAGCGCCTGTCTCGCGACGGTCATGACGGTGCGGATGTTGTCGGCGCTGTCCTCGCTGGCGACTTCGCTGGCGTAGCCCAGCGTCGCGATGCCGCCCGCGCGGAGGGTGTTGATGACCTCGCTCGAGTCGACGACGCTCTCGCCGACGCCGTCGACGGCCTCGCCGGAGGCGAAGAGCAGGCCGACCCGTTGGGCGATCTTGTCGTTGATGCGATCGAACGCGCCTTCGACGCTCTCGCCCTGTTCGTGCCAGGAATCGTTGTCGATCAGCAGCGTCGCGTCGGCTTCCCGCGCGATCGTCTTCAGCGAGCGACCGGCGTTGGCCTGGTAGAGCGATCCCTCGTTTTGCCCGGGGAGGATGCCGAGCGCGTAGACGGGGATGTCGTAGATTTGCTGGAGGTTGTGGACCAGGACGGGCGCGCCGCCGCTGCCGGTGCCGCCACCGAGGCCGGCCACGACGAAGATGGCGTCGGCCCGCGAGGTGACGCGGCCGTCCAGCCCGCTTAACACCTGTTGGATGTCCGACTGCATGATTTCGGTTCCCAACTCGTTGTCGCCGCCGACGCCGTGGCCGTTGACGCGGTCGGCACCGATCAGTTGCGTGTCGACGAATTCGAGGGACTG
The DNA window shown above is from Halopiger xanaduensis SH-6 and carries:
- the sppA gene encoding signal peptide peptidase SppA; translation: MVSTEGLGRLAIVLVVLATFAVVGVALFVVYPTTLTELFGVLIALVIAGVGVRVGGNIASSLFPGYNVAEVAVEGPITRDGGGRSFPPSPRGTTADEVVEQIDRADEDGNVDALLLKLNTPGGEVVPSDDIRLAAERFDGPTVAYATDTCASGGYWIASGCDELWAREGSIVGSIGVIGSRVNASDLAEKVGLSYERFAAGEYKDAGTPLKELEADEREYLQGIIDDYYETFVERVSDGRDMDAEFVRDTEARIYLGERAHELGLVDELGTRREIEDELADRLAVEDVTVQEFEPERPLMARVGAGAQQCAYALGAGIAGLADEREFRLRT
- a CDS encoding tubulin/FtsZ family protein, which codes for MKVALIGVGQAGGKVTERLARFDADMGFEAVQGALAVNSAKPDLQSLEFVDTQLIGADRVNGHGVGGDNELGTEIMQSDIQQVLSGLDGRVTSRADAIFVVAGLGGGTGSGGAPVLVHNLQQIYDIPVYALGILPGQNEGSLYQANAGRSLKTIAREADATLLIDNDSWHEQGESVEGAFDRINDKIAQRVGLLFASGEAVDGVGESVVDSSEVINTLRAGGIATLGYASEVASEDSADNIRTVMTVARQALLTGTSLPNATTADSALLVIAGKPEAIPRKGVEKARRWLEDETGSMQVRGGDFPLESDRLGALVLLGGAERSARLEQFMARAREAKEAEERERTDPAEELTDDRVENLF
- a CDS encoding coiled-coil protein yields the protein MVDESKNIELTEDDLENKSKGELIKMAGQLRDRRNELNQMASERASKRDDLNAKTREKVDEAQEHREQRDELNEQVQEHKEKRNELNAEANELFDRVEELKSDMELDEGKDLEELEEEIEQLEFKQQTEVLSSEEEQELIEKIESKREEYEERKQKLDQNEDLEELVEEAEEVRSEASKHHQKVTELADKAQEHHNQMIEAYREADEIRDEADEMHEKFVEAQEAADQHHEDFVRVQKRLRELDKKEEEERKSERDKKQEAAKEEAEEIYQKFKEGETLDTEDLMKLQKTGLL